Proteins co-encoded in one Nitrospiraceae bacterium genomic window:
- a CDS encoding class I SAM-dependent methyltransferase: protein MKELVPVEIEAYAQAHSMPESDLCRALREETTKRMELPQMMVGPLEGAFLKVITQIVGAKRILEIGMFTGYSALCFAEALPEGGTVLTCEIDDESATLARDYFARSPHGKKIEIRMGPALDTMRSLTGPFDLIFIDADKTNYVNYYRRALDLMSPNGVILVDNVLWDGEVLRQPPPDERTAAIQELNRIVAADSRVTAVLLTIRDGVLMIRRNVNTS, encoded by the coding sequence ATGAAAGAATTAGTACCGGTTGAGATCGAGGCCTACGCCCAAGCGCATTCGATGCCGGAGTCCGATCTCTGTCGAGCGTTGCGCGAGGAAACGACCAAACGTATGGAACTTCCGCAGATGATGGTCGGGCCGCTGGAAGGCGCGTTCTTGAAAGTGATAACACAGATCGTCGGGGCGAAACGGATCCTTGAAATCGGCATGTTCACCGGCTATAGCGCGCTCTGTTTCGCCGAAGCGCTGCCGGAGGGCGGAACCGTCCTCACCTGTGAGATCGACGACGAGTCAGCGACCCTCGCCCGCGACTACTTTGCGCGATCGCCGCACGGCAAAAAGATTGAAATTCGGATGGGGCCAGCTTTGGACACGATGCGGTCCCTCACCGGTCCGTTCGATCTGATCTTTATCGATGCGGACAAGACCAACTATGTCAATTACTACAGGCGAGCCCTTGACCTCATGTCGCCCAACGGAGTCATCCTCGTCGACAACGTGCTCTGGGATGGTGAGGTGTTACGCCAGCCGCCACCGGACGAGCGGACGGCGGCCATTCAGGAACTCAACCGTATCGTGGCTGCTGATTCCCGTGTCACAGCGGTGTTGCTCACGATTCGAGACGGAGTGTTGATGATTCGACGAAACGTGAACACCTCATGA
- a CDS encoding DMT family transporter produces the protein MMSKPTDMGAYGAVITAAVLWGGSIVAQKMALGSFSAVEASIFRDTGGLLILLTTWWWQDGTFAKLSKTAVRTLCWLGLCVLGNHLLILIGLRYVSGAVAGVIIGSSPVVTSLLSAILIHDVPLRTVWMGAVLSYAGVGLVLAAGLSAAGDQPLLGGSLVFLGVVSWALYSIGSRSIMERVPALTVNWTTLLVATVLQLPLLWTDRKMLEAGAASVTVPDWFALGYLVVFATAVAQQAWLFGVKGVGPSRASVLGNLTPVAAVGLSALILRESVGPVEVIGITLILAGVWVVHRQTSKLSPS, from the coding sequence ATGATGAGCAAACCCACGGACATGGGGGCTTACGGCGCGGTGATCACCGCGGCCGTGCTGTGGGGCGGCTCGATCGTGGCGCAGAAGATGGCGCTCGGGTCCTTCTCGGCTGTCGAGGCCTCCATCTTTCGCGACACCGGTGGCTTGCTCATTCTCCTTACAACGTGGTGGTGGCAGGACGGCACGTTCGCGAAACTGTCGAAGACGGCTGTGCGGACTCTCTGCTGGTTGGGGTTGTGCGTCCTCGGGAATCACCTCCTGATTCTCATCGGTCTCCGATATGTGAGTGGGGCGGTGGCGGGAGTTATCATCGGATCAAGTCCGGTGGTGACGTCGTTGTTGTCCGCGATTCTGATTCATGACGTTCCGCTGCGCACCGTGTGGATGGGAGCTGTTCTGTCCTATGCGGGAGTCGGGTTGGTCTTGGCGGCAGGCCTCAGTGCAGCAGGCGATCAGCCGCTGCTGGGCGGGTCGTTGGTGTTTCTCGGCGTCGTGAGTTGGGCATTGTACAGCATCGGCAGCCGTTCGATCATGGAACGGGTCCCGGCGCTCACGGTCAACTGGACGACGCTACTCGTCGCAACGGTTCTACAACTTCCATTGCTCTGGACCGATCGGAAAATGCTGGAGGCGGGTGCAGCCTCGGTGACGGTACCGGATTGGTTCGCGCTCGGCTATCTCGTCGTGTTTGCCACGGCTGTCGCGCAGCAGGCGTGGTTATTCGGAGTCAAAGGTGTCGGCCCCTCGCGCGCTTCGGTGTTGGGGAATTTGACCCCTGTGGCCGCAGTCGGGCTCTCGGCGCTGATCCTGCGCGAATCGGTTGGTCCGGTCGAGGTCATCGGCATCACGCTGATTTTAGCCGGCGTCTGGGTGGTGCATAGGCAGACTTCGAAACTCTCGCCATCATAG
- a CDS encoding nuclear transport factor 2 family protein — protein MIERRIEEVTKANQRFYEAFESLDIAKMDEVWAHLEYVTCVHPGWTIRADWPAVRDSWVLIFNNTFSMKFELTEVMVQVAGDMAWVICVENITSQQSADEPQQAKVLATNLFERIGDEWLMIHHHGSAVMR, from the coding sequence ATGATCGAGCGGCGCATTGAAGAAGTCACCAAAGCCAACCAACGGTTTTATGAAGCGTTCGAAAGCCTGGACATTGCCAAGATGGATGAGGTCTGGGCACATCTCGAATATGTCACCTGCGTGCATCCCGGCTGGACCATCCGCGCCGACTGGCCTGCCGTACGCGATTCCTGGGTGCTGATCTTCAACAATACCTTCTCGATGAAATTCGAGCTGACCGAGGTCATGGTCCAAGTGGCGGGCGATATGGCCTGGGTCATCTGCGTCGAGAACATCACCAGCCAACAATCGGCAGATGAGCCTCAGCAGGCGAAGGTCCTAGCAACAAACCTCTTCGAGCGGATCGGGGATGAGTGGTTGATGATTCATCATCACGGGTCGGCGGTAATGCGCTAG
- a CDS encoding cobalamin-binding protein gives MRIVSLLPSATEMICTLGLEDQLVGVTHECDYPPAVLQLPKVTHTLIPKEATSGEVDRLVREQLRKTRALYRLSLPLLKELRPNLIVTQSLCDVCAVAQDEVQEALAQLPGSPRVINLEPQSLSDVFEAMRQVAVAAGVSAEAAIQSLTARVDAVTARSATLTHRPRVALLEWLDPPFSCGHWSPELVRLAGGIEGLGQEGRPSRTLRWEEVVAWQPEVVFVACCGLNVERTLHDLSLVQSISGWQELPAVRSGRLFVTDGSQYFSRPGPRLVDSLEMLAHILHPSMHPLPSGLPTPIAVNRACVGSN, from the coding sequence ATGAGAATCGTGTCGTTGTTGCCGAGTGCGACGGAAATGATTTGCACGCTCGGATTGGAAGATCAGCTTGTCGGAGTAACGCATGAGTGCGATTATCCTCCGGCGGTGTTGCAGCTGCCGAAGGTTACGCACACGCTGATTCCGAAGGAGGCAACGAGCGGTGAGGTCGATCGCTTGGTGCGAGAGCAATTAAGAAAAACGCGGGCTTTGTATAGGCTCAGTCTGCCGTTGTTGAAAGAATTACGACCCAACCTGATTGTGACGCAATCGCTCTGTGATGTGTGTGCCGTAGCTCAGGATGAGGTGCAGGAAGCCCTCGCGCAATTGCCCGGCAGCCCTCGTGTGATCAACCTTGAACCGCAGTCTCTATCGGATGTCTTCGAAGCGATGCGCCAAGTAGCCGTTGCGGCTGGCGTCTCTGCGGAGGCTGCGATTCAGTCGCTCACGGCGCGCGTTGATGCAGTCACCGCGCGATCAGCCACGCTGACCCATCGTCCTCGCGTGGCGTTGCTGGAGTGGCTCGATCCCCCGTTTTCGTGCGGTCATTGGAGCCCCGAATTGGTCCGGTTGGCCGGCGGGATTGAAGGGCTGGGTCAGGAAGGGCGGCCTTCACGGACACTCCGATGGGAAGAGGTCGTCGCCTGGCAGCCGGAAGTTGTCTTTGTCGCTTGTTGCGGCTTGAACGTAGAGCGTACGCTGCACGACCTTTCACTGGTTCAATCGATTTCTGGTTGGCAGGAACTGCCTGCCGTTCGGTCTGGTCGCCTGTTCGTCACGGATGGTTCGCAGTATTTCAGCCGTCCCGGGCCTCGCCTCGTCGACAGTCTTGAAATGTTGGCGCACATTCTTCATCCTTCGATGCATCCGTTGCCGAGCGGGCTGCCGACTCCCATCGCCGTCAACAGAGCTTGTGTCGGCTCCAATTGA
- a CDS encoding alkaline phosphatase D family protein has translation MPWLPAVLLSILSCTSPSRDGLPPGSPFAAPSVVTSKSLQQGIAIGDVTSESALLWLRTDGPMRVQVEWASVAAWESVSKQGTGIAHVARTPLFVTGPETDFTLTIPFKGLMPATSYRFYILVGPKGDEGKHTEARVDVKGEFTTLPDAKTSTPVTFAWSGDLGGQSHCRRGAVGYPIFDVLLAQKPDFFLFLGDTIYSDGVCSSPPNEPGANFTASTLDEYRARHRYQRGADSLRRFLGSVPVYVVWDDHEVRNNFSGPFESLMPVGRQALRDYWPIRIDPQDPHRLYQKVRVGADLELFILDVRQYRSRNADADGPNKTMLGATQLQWLLDGLRTSTATWKIIATGVPLSVPKPGGEAAPGNDGWAGGADGTGFERERQVIVDVIVGQKLKNVVFIGGDVHYVQANAYDPDNDGRPDFYEFIVGPLSASPGRLTPPSPGLHPFNMINEGGYFNFGLLRVTRSSLEATVIDEAGHTRFTHRLTAQ, from the coding sequence ATGCCATGGCTGCCGGCCGTGCTTCTTTCGATTCTCAGCTGCACGTCGCCCTCCCGCGATGGCCTTCCTCCCGGGAGTCCGTTTGCCGCACCTTCCGTTGTGACCTCAAAATCGTTGCAGCAGGGAATTGCCATAGGCGATGTCACAAGCGAGTCGGCGCTGCTCTGGCTTCGAACTGATGGGCCGATGAGAGTTCAAGTGGAATGGGCGTCGGTCGCGGCTTGGGAATCCGTCTCGAAGCAGGGAACAGGCATCGCGCACGTCGCAAGAACCCCTCTATTCGTGACCGGTCCCGAGACAGATTTTACACTTACGATTCCGTTCAAGGGGCTTATGCCGGCTACGTCCTATCGTTTTTACATCCTTGTGGGTCCGAAGGGAGACGAGGGGAAACATACCGAAGCACGGGTCGACGTGAAAGGTGAGTTTACGACGCTCCCCGATGCGAAGACGTCAACGCCGGTCACGTTTGCGTGGAGCGGCGATCTCGGAGGGCAATCCCATTGCCGTCGTGGAGCAGTCGGGTATCCGATCTTCGACGTACTGCTGGCACAGAAACCCGACTTCTTTCTCTTTCTCGGGGATACGATCTACAGCGACGGTGTCTGTTCCTCACCGCCGAATGAGCCAGGGGCGAATTTCACAGCGTCCACGTTGGACGAATATCGAGCGCGTCATCGCTACCAGCGAGGCGCCGACTCGTTGCGCCGCTTTCTCGGGTCGGTGCCGGTGTATGTGGTGTGGGACGACCATGAGGTGCGAAATAACTTTTCCGGCCCGTTCGAGAGCCTGATGCCGGTTGGACGGCAGGCGTTGCGGGACTATTGGCCGATTCGAATCGACCCGCAGGATCCCCATCGACTGTATCAAAAAGTACGGGTTGGAGCGGACCTTGAGCTGTTCATTCTGGATGTCCGTCAGTATCGCAGTCGCAATGCCGATGCTGATGGTCCGAACAAAACCATGCTCGGCGCGACACAGCTCCAGTGGCTGCTCGACGGCTTGCGCACCTCCACAGCAACATGGAAAATCATTGCGACCGGTGTGCCGCTTTCCGTTCCCAAACCAGGTGGTGAGGCTGCACCGGGCAATGACGGGTGGGCCGGGGGAGCCGATGGCACAGGCTTTGAGCGAGAACGGCAAGTGATCGTAGATGTCATCGTCGGCCAGAAACTAAAGAACGTGGTCTTCATCGGCGGCGATGTCCACTATGTCCAGGCAAACGCCTATGATCCCGACAATGACGGTCGCCCCGACTTCTATGAATTCATCGTTGGTCCGCTCTCAGCTAGTCCGGGCCGGCTGACTCCACCGAGTCCAGGCCTACATCCTTTCAATATGATCAACGAAGGCGGCTACTTTAACTTCGGACTCCTCCGTGTGACGCGTTCGTCGTTGGAAGCGACGGTCATTGATGAGGCCGGTCACACGCGATTCACCCACCGATTGACGGCGCAGTAA
- a CDS encoding aminomethyltransferase family protein, protein MKQSRLHDHHVKLGATFEEVAGWDMPAHYGDWLAEYRAVRHAVGLADLSHRGKIRVTGDDRVKWLQSIISNDILPLHPGQGRYSSFLTHKGKMLGYFRVYMQSDAVWLEDVGEVGEATFQALRKFLLYGTKAKMENAAESWGLLLVSGPKACATVSAAFGVEMSDLKPVNFVTAQIGGQTALVSRTEETGEDDIEILLPADAVVTAWERLMEAGAAQGINPVGSQAREALRIEAGLPKAGPDLNEEIVPPEANLEEKAFSLTKGCYPGQEVVARMDTYGNVRRHLVGLVVEGATIPSKGAKLFSGDREVGWISSATQSPQLGAPIAFGFPLRDFSAPATSLTIEIDGRRIGATVQPLPLYRGK, encoded by the coding sequence ATGAAACAATCCCGATTGCACGACCACCATGTGAAGCTCGGGGCCACGTTTGAAGAAGTGGCCGGATGGGACATGCCGGCCCATTACGGCGATTGGCTCGCCGAATACCGGGCTGTCCGCCACGCTGTCGGGCTCGCTGATCTGTCGCACCGCGGCAAGATACGCGTCACCGGCGACGACCGCGTGAAATGGCTGCAGAGTATCATCAGCAACGACATTCTGCCGTTGCATCCGGGGCAGGGTCGCTACTCCAGCTTCCTCACGCACAAAGGAAAAATGCTGGGCTATTTTCGAGTGTACATGCAGTCTGACGCTGTGTGGCTGGAAGATGTCGGGGAAGTCGGCGAGGCGACTTTTCAAGCGCTCCGCAAGTTTTTGCTCTACGGCACCAAGGCCAAGATGGAGAATGCGGCCGAGTCGTGGGGACTGTTGCTCGTGAGCGGACCGAAAGCCTGCGCAACTGTCAGCGCCGCCTTCGGCGTGGAGATGAGCGATCTCAAGCCCGTGAATTTCGTGACGGCGCAGATTGGCGGACAGACGGCCCTTGTCAGTCGAACCGAAGAGACAGGAGAGGATGACATTGAAATCCTCCTTCCAGCCGATGCCGTCGTGACTGCCTGGGAACGGCTGATGGAGGCGGGAGCCGCACAAGGCATCAACCCTGTCGGCAGCCAGGCGAGAGAAGCCTTGCGGATAGAGGCTGGCCTACCAAAAGCTGGACCGGATTTGAATGAAGAAATCGTTCCGCCCGAAGCGAATCTCGAAGAGAAGGCCTTCAGCCTCACGAAGGGCTGTTACCCGGGGCAGGAAGTCGTCGCACGGATGGACACATACGGTAACGTCAGGCGGCATCTGGTGGGATTGGTCGTCGAGGGAGCGACGATCCCTTCCAAAGGCGCCAAGCTATTCAGCGGGGACCGGGAAGTGGGTTGGATCAGCAGTGCAACCCAATCCCCGCAACTGGGTGCACCGATTGCGTTCGGCTTTCCACTCCGAGACTTTTCTGCTCCGGCGACTTCTCTCACCATCGAAATCGATGGCAGACGCATCGGAGCTACCGTGCAGCCCCTTCCACTTTACCGCGGAAAATAA
- a CDS encoding histidine kinase, with translation MNQTNQINERNQKTILVAVTDIFFYTKVRDALLPRGYRLEKVRAQQDLAEKASSMNPDAVILNMNDEPLDAFQALETLKADVRLRAIPVLAFANHEEVETWNRAKALGVSKIVSRNEFSSRTRDLVEEVVNGARQGARG, from the coding sequence ATGAACCAAACAAACCAGATAAACGAGAGAAACCAGAAAACCATTCTTGTCGCCGTCACCGATATTTTCTTCTATACGAAGGTGCGGGATGCTCTGCTGCCGAGAGGGTATCGGCTGGAAAAAGTTCGGGCCCAGCAAGACCTTGCTGAGAAGGCCTCCTCCATGAACCCCGACGCCGTGATCCTCAATATGAACGACGAGCCGCTGGATGCATTTCAAGCCCTCGAAACCCTTAAGGCCGACGTTCGTTTGAGAGCGATTCCCGTGCTGGCCTTTGCCAACCACGAAGAAGTGGAGACCTGGAACCGGGCCAAAGCCCTCGGCGTCAGCAAGATCGTGTCTCGGAATGAATTCTCGTCACGCACCAGGGATCTCGTGGAAGAAGTGGTCAATGGCGCGAGGCAAGGGGCGAGAGGCTAG
- a CDS encoding tetratricopeptide repeat protein, producing the protein MDVQDFLIQGEGREEDKREAWMLFQQAYEHQMKGDLEEAVSLYRQSLATHPTAEAYTFLGWTYSFMGRLDEAIEECQRAIACDPDFGNPYNDIGAYLIEKGQLDEAIPWFQKAMQAKRYESPAFPHLNVGRVYERKGRWTEAIDAYKQALVLNPDYVLAKKALGRLISSLN; encoded by the coding sequence ATGGACGTACAAGATTTCCTGATACAGGGTGAAGGTCGCGAAGAAGACAAGCGCGAAGCATGGATGCTTTTCCAGCAAGCTTACGAGCATCAGATGAAAGGCGATCTGGAGGAGGCAGTCAGCCTCTATCGGCAATCGCTCGCGACCCATCCGACTGCGGAGGCGTACACGTTTCTCGGCTGGACGTACAGTTTCATGGGCCGGCTCGACGAAGCGATCGAAGAATGCCAGCGTGCAATCGCCTGCGATCCTGATTTCGGGAATCCCTACAACGACATCGGCGCCTATCTCATCGAGAAGGGGCAGCTCGACGAGGCGATTCCATGGTTTCAGAAAGCGATGCAGGCCAAACGCTATGAGAGCCCGGCCTTCCCCCATCTCAATGTGGGACGGGTCTACGAGCGCAAGGGCCGCTGGACCGAAGCCATCGATGCCTACAAACAGGCCCTCGTCTTGAACCCCGATTACGTCTTGGCGAAGAAGGCGCTCGGACGGCTGATCAGTTCATTGAACTGA
- a CDS encoding sulfide-dependent adenosine diphosphate thiazole synthase produces MPKPKPAPLRERDITRQIAREYYKEFDQLIESDVIIVGAGPSGLICAHDLADMGFRTVVVEQSLALGGGFWHGGYLMNKATICAPAHKILEEIGVPCKKVKDCDGMYVVDPPHATGALVAAAYRGGAKIMNLTRVVDLILRRDGVLEGVVVNNTTAEMAGHDIIHVDPIALESKIVVDATGHDAVVVNLLHKRNLYTPVPGNGAMWVSRSEEDVMDHTGEVYPNCFVVGLAVAAVYGTPRMGPAFGSMLLSGRYGAELIKKKLKNE; encoded by the coding sequence ATGCCCAAGCCCAAACCAGCACCATTACGCGAACGAGACATTACCAGACAGATCGCACGGGAATACTACAAAGAATTCGATCAGCTGATTGAGAGCGACGTCATCATTGTGGGCGCCGGACCGTCCGGTCTGATTTGTGCGCATGATCTGGCCGATATGGGCTTCCGCACGGTGGTCGTGGAACAGAGCCTCGCCTTGGGTGGCGGCTTCTGGCACGGCGGCTATTTGATGAATAAGGCCACCATCTGTGCTCCGGCACACAAGATCCTCGAAGAGATCGGCGTCCCCTGCAAAAAGGTCAAAGACTGCGACGGCATGTATGTCGTCGATCCACCGCATGCGACCGGCGCGCTCGTGGCAGCAGCCTATCGGGGTGGAGCCAAGATCATGAATCTGACCAGAGTGGTCGATCTAATCCTTCGAAGAGACGGCGTGCTCGAAGGTGTGGTCGTCAACAATACAACGGCTGAGATGGCGGGACATGATATCATTCACGTCGATCCGATCGCGCTCGAGAGCAAAATCGTCGTGGACGCGACCGGCCATGATGCCGTCGTCGTGAACTTGTTGCACAAGCGGAATCTCTACACACCGGTACCAGGGAACGGGGCAATGTGGGTCTCCCGCTCAGAAGAGGATGTCATGGACCACACGGGCGAGGTCTATCCCAATTGCTTTGTCGTCGGCCTGGCCGTCGCTGCAGTCTATGGCACACCGCGGATGGGCCCGGCCTTCGGCTCGATGCTACTCTCCGGCCGCTACGGTGCGGAGTTGATTAAGAAGAAACTGAAGAACGAATAG
- the thiC gene encoding phosphomethylpyrimidine synthase ThiC yields the protein MSEQATTNGSGKKTTAVTLTTDPFPASQKVYINGIRPGVHVPMREIRLTPTKSMNGGVPSQNEPVTVYDTSGPYTDPSVTIDLRTGLRPLRRQWVLSRQDVEQLPDVSSQYGRLRATDPKLADLRFQHIRKPLRAKPGRNVTQLHYARKGIVTPEMEFIAIRENQSREVAHELVARNGSGGGVAQHPGQSWGASIPSTITPEFVRDEVARGRAIVPANINHPESEPMIIGRNFLVKINANIGNSAVASSIEEEVEKMIWSIRWGADTVMDLSTGKNIHETREWIIRNAPVPIGTVPIYQALEKVGGKAEDLTWDIYRDTLIEQAEQGVDYFTIHAGVRLAYVPLTAGRMTGIVSRGGSIHAKWCLAHHEENFAYTHFEEICEIMKAYDVSFSLGDGLRPGSIADANDEAQFAELETLGELTKLAWNHDVQVMIEGPGHVPMHMIQVNMEKQLKACHEAPFYTLGPLTTDIAPGYDHITSGIGAAMIGWYGCAMLCYVTPKEHLGLPDREDVKAGVIAYKIAAHAADLAKGHPGAQIRDNALSKARFEFRWEDQFNLSLDPDTAKQFHDETLPDNAAKVSHFCSMCGPHFCSMKITQDVRDYAASKQVSEQQAIQIGMKEKAEEFKKTGAEIYR from the coding sequence ATGAGTGAGCAGGCAACCACAAATGGCAGCGGGAAGAAAACGACAGCGGTCACCTTAACGACCGATCCCTTTCCCGCCTCGCAGAAGGTCTACATCAATGGTATACGGCCAGGCGTCCACGTGCCGATGCGTGAAATCCGTTTGACGCCGACCAAGTCCATGAACGGAGGCGTACCGAGCCAGAACGAACCGGTCACGGTCTATGACACATCAGGCCCTTACACCGATCCTTCCGTCACAATCGACCTGCGAACCGGGCTGAGGCCGCTCCGTCGTCAATGGGTCCTCAGCCGGCAGGATGTTGAGCAATTGCCCGATGTGTCGTCACAGTACGGCCGACTACGCGCAACGGACCCCAAACTGGCCGACCTTCGCTTTCAACATATTCGCAAGCCGCTTCGCGCCAAACCCGGCCGGAACGTCACACAACTCCACTACGCCCGCAAGGGCATCGTCACGCCGGAAATGGAATTTATCGCCATCCGTGAAAACCAGTCACGCGAAGTCGCACACGAGCTGGTTGCCCGGAACGGAAGCGGTGGCGGAGTCGCCCAGCACCCCGGTCAATCCTGGGGCGCGAGCATCCCCTCCACCATCACCCCGGAGTTTGTTCGTGATGAAGTCGCGCGCGGTCGCGCCATTGTCCCGGCCAACATCAATCACCCAGAAAGCGAGCCGATGATCATCGGCCGGAATTTTCTCGTGAAGATCAACGCCAACATCGGCAACTCGGCAGTGGCCTCGTCGATCGAGGAAGAAGTCGAGAAGATGATCTGGTCCATTCGCTGGGGCGCCGACACTGTCATGGATCTCTCAACCGGCAAAAACATTCACGAGACGCGCGAATGGATCATTCGCAATGCGCCGGTGCCGATCGGCACCGTCCCCATCTATCAGGCGCTCGAAAAGGTCGGCGGCAAGGCAGAAGACCTGACATGGGACATTTATCGTGACACGTTGATCGAACAGGCCGAACAAGGCGTCGATTATTTTACGATCCACGCAGGCGTGCGTCTCGCCTATGTGCCCCTGACCGCCGGACGGATGACCGGCATCGTGTCCCGCGGCGGATCCATCCACGCCAAGTGGTGTCTGGCCCATCATGAAGAGAACTTCGCCTATACTCACTTCGAAGAGATTTGCGAGATCATGAAGGCCTACGACGTGTCGTTCAGCCTCGGCGACGGATTACGTCCCGGTTCGATTGCAGACGCCAACGATGAAGCCCAGTTCGCCGAATTGGAGACGCTGGGAGAACTGACCAAGCTTGCCTGGAATCATGATGTACAGGTAATGATCGAAGGTCCGGGACATGTGCCCATGCACATGATCCAGGTCAACATGGAGAAGCAACTCAAGGCGTGCCACGAAGCGCCGTTCTACACGCTCGGCCCGCTCACGACCGATATCGCGCCCGGGTACGACCATATTACGTCGGGAATCGGTGCGGCGATGATCGGCTGGTACGGCTGTGCGATGCTCTGCTACGTCACACCGAAAGAACATCTTGGATTGCCCGATCGCGAGGACGTGAAAGCCGGTGTGATCGCCTACAAGATCGCCGCTCACGCCGCCGACTTAGCCAAGGGACATCCGGGCGCACAGATTCGCGACAACGCGCTCTCGAAAGCCCGCTTCGAATTCCGCTGGGAGGACCAGTTTAATTTGTCGCTCGATCCCGATACGGCCAAACAATTCCATGACGAAACCCTGCCGGACAACGCTGCCAAGGTCTCCCACTTCTGCTCGATGTGTGGACCGCATTTTTGTTCAATGAAGATTACGCAAGACGTGCGTGACTATGCCGCCAGTAAGCAGGTGAGTGAACAGCAGGCCATTCAGATTGGGATGAAAGAGAAGGCAGAAGAGTTCAAGAAAACGGGAGCGGAGATTTATCGATGA
- the nadA gene encoding quinolinate synthase NadA, with amino-acid sequence MNAVSTLPRPITDYQQLSAEELFARTAEAKRSLGDQVMILGHNYQRDEVIEHADFRGDSLLLSKLAAERSERPYIVFCGVHFMAETADILSRTKQTVILPDMAAGCSMADMAAIEQVDQCWDSLGRILPVEETVMPAVYVNSAAVLKAFCGEHGGITCTSSNAKAVIEWSWARRDKILFFPDEHLGRNTANKMGIPREQMIIWDPYQPHGGNTREAIQRAKLILWKGHCSVHQMFQPVHVDNFRKQYPDGKVIVHPECHEDVVNKADLVGSTEFIIKTVSAAPAGTTWAVGTELNLVNRLKRDLADKKVFFLSSTVCQCATMFRIDAAHLCWAMENLAEGHVVNHIVVPDDEKRWAKIALDRMMAIS; translated from the coding sequence GTGAACGCAGTATCGACTCTTCCGAGACCGATTACGGACTATCAGCAGCTGTCCGCAGAGGAGCTCTTTGCCCGAACAGCGGAAGCAAAACGCTCGCTCGGGGACCAGGTCATGATTCTTGGCCATAATTATCAACGGGATGAAGTAATCGAGCATGCGGATTTTCGTGGAGACTCGTTACTGCTGTCGAAGCTCGCTGCTGAGCGGTCGGAACGACCCTATATCGTCTTTTGTGGGGTCCATTTCATGGCGGAAACGGCGGATATTCTGAGCCGCACCAAGCAGACGGTGATTCTCCCGGACATGGCAGCCGGATGCTCCATGGCGGACATGGCCGCGATTGAGCAGGTCGATCAATGTTGGGATTCGTTGGGGCGTATTCTTCCTGTCGAAGAGACGGTGATGCCGGCAGTCTATGTGAATTCCGCCGCGGTGCTCAAAGCCTTTTGCGGCGAACATGGTGGAATCACCTGTACCTCGTCGAACGCCAAGGCCGTAATCGAATGGTCCTGGGCCCGCCGAGACAAGATTCTTTTCTTTCCCGATGAGCATCTCGGTCGCAATACTGCGAATAAGATGGGGATCCCGCGGGAGCAGATGATTATCTGGGATCCCTATCAGCCCCATGGCGGAAATACCCGTGAGGCGATCCAACGAGCCAAGCTCATCCTGTGGAAGGGCCATTGCAGCGTGCATCAGATGTTTCAGCCGGTGCACGTGGACAATTTCCGCAAGCAATATCCGGACGGAAAAGTGATTGTGCATCCGGAATGTCACGAAGACGTGGTCAATAAAGCCGACTTGGTTGGCTCGACGGAGTTTATTATCAAGACCGTGTCCGCTGCTCCGGCCGGGACGACCTGGGCGGTCGGAACCGAACTCAATCTCGTCAACCGTCTGAAGCGTGACTTGGCCGACAAGAAAGTGTTCTTTCTGTCCTCGACCGTCTGTCAATGCGCCACGATGTTTCGTATCGATGCCGCGCATCTCTGCTGGGCGATGGAGAATCTCGCCGAAGGCCACGTCGTGAACCACATCGTCGTTCCTGACGATGAGAAACGGTGGGCAAAGATCGCGCTGGACCGCATGATGGCGATTAGTTAG